The window ATAAAACGTTCATCCTTCTGACTTTCTAAAACATTCCATAGTTTATAGTCATAATACTCAAAATATGGAGTTTTACCATATATGGTTTGAAGCGTATTTTTAAACTCTTTCAACCATTTTGATTGGTTTGAAATTAATAAATCAGATACTCGAGTATCAAATGATTTTTTTTGCAGAGGAACACTAAAGTTGCTGATTTTATTGGGACCTATTAACACACAGCGATTAGCTGCAAATGTTTTGGCGGATTCTATCTCATCAGAAAGTAGCAAATTTTTTCCATCACCGGAATAGTTTAAGAACCAATTCAAATCCGGAAACAAGTACACGGGTGCGATATAAAAATCAGGCTTT is drawn from Bacteroidota bacterium and contains these coding sequences:
- a CDS encoding WbqC family protein — encoded protein: MLKKPDFYIAPVYLFPDLNWFLNYSGDGKNLLLSDEIESAKTFAANRCVLIGPNKISNFSVPLQKKSFDTRVSDLLISNQSKWLKEFKNTLQTIYGKTPYFEYYDYKLWNVLESQKDERFINFVLGVLEWAHKALQWDVNIQLIAAKPRLRTHHYEIQPYPQPFAHKFGFVQNAPIFDAIFCLGPEVSCIGNH